The following proteins are encoded in a genomic region of Phaeodactylum tricornutum CCAP 1055/1 chromosome 1, whole genome shotgun sequence:
- a CDS encoding predicted protein, whose amino-acid sequence MASPSSGGSLSYVPTPVERPYFEGLFAAADTQGGGQIGGAQAVPFFQRSQLPTEALRNIWTIADQPPTNALDHRKFAVAIRLIQLLQNGKQGEGPTLQAPQGVDLRPVYFEGISGVSVPLPSMEQQQHPHQPQPQIPPVQQQPHPQQQQQYPQQQHAHHTPPRPPSSASQYAPPVQQQQQPPRPPPSTSMALTPQDPYTLPPNEQARYESIFAEYTQPDGFVHGKEAVALFSKSGLPQTQLASIWNMVDTPVDNKLDKVEFAIAMHLIVCISKKNLPMPPSLPLSLKQLKSQAPPPTSVQTQLPTVGATSSQGLPYQQEHQQHQPQQQQIHRTMTNDAGSVASVPPPPVISGGPPRSIQLQPQSQQPPPSGLSVSASLQGPPPLPARGEGALSISDAFEGLSVDGAAGSSFLPQTLAPASFGAPNNLGTTASFDNASHASNTGAVSDVGGGIPSPGRNAASSFAMGPPAIVTATSPAPAPKTTQQLASSYSMGDSTQELEKLKDVLQKLQAENIALKAQLGTMTGDEKDVLKQLGATVAEISTLSNELTTVRAQVLASKSRLVEATAELQAAKEKKSVVKDLISEASETKSAIQQAHTGVEEAIEMAKAPPPAANGFDGDLFDFGGAAPAPSGPVAQDSSYASNAESMHPNPITEPPAYQNNQVLKTVASNDSEYGQLKEAVLSTDTFNSSYGEASKAGLSNYASHYGQLETVTSYESNQSDGGPGHNRTASAASLGFDSSMVMGGAPLDYSTGSTLAGPPPPTDRYQGKNADDHNSTPSIGDVNELRRRAKEAEDVARDAEESRQQVAAQVEELRRVADEAEAEARKHLAGGDGKKKKVGMLGRGKKRDAKEGERLALEAKTKKDTFLQAQSQANDAQALALDTKREADRLRQQAEEAEINAASAASMQHSQPVAPSQQPSNGYPAPAATPAYGTGMGQQPQYGGTSFGGQYNPNVMGSGGVEIPTPSGGEDPYSNPFG is encoded by the exons CCCTACTTTGAAGGACTCTTTGCGGCAGCCGATACCCAAGGCGGAGGGCAGATTGGTGGAGCCCAAGCTGTCCCGTTCTTTCAGCGTTCGCAGCTTCCCACCGAAGCTCTCCGCAACATTTGGACGATAGCCGATCAACCCCCCACCAATGCTTTGGATCACCGTAAGTTTGCCGTCGCGATTCGGCTCATTCAGCTTTTGCAGAACGGAAAGCAAGGCGAAGGACCCACTCTACAGGCTCCACAGGGTGTGGATTTGCGTCCCGTGTACTTTGAAGGAATCAGTGGTGTTTCCGTCCCCCTCCCGTCGATggaacaacagcaacatccACACCAACCGCAGCCACAGATTCCTCCCGTGCAGCAACAGCCACATccacagcaacaacaacagtatCCTCAACAGCAGCACGCCCACCACACTCCGCCCCGCCCTCCGTCGTCAGCATCGCAGTACGCTCCACCcgtgcagcaacaacagcagccgCCGCGCCCTCCTCCCTCCACGAGTATGGCCTTGACGCCACAAGATCCGTACACGCTCCCACCCAATGAACAAGCCCGCTACGAGTCCATCTTTGCCGAATACACGCAACCGGACGGATTTGTTCACGGCAAGGAAGCCGTCGCGCTATTTTCCAAGTCGGGCCTTCCCCAAACACAGTTGGCAAGCATCTGGAACATGGTCGATACACCCGTGGATAATAAACTCGACAAGGTGGAATTCGCGATCGCCATGCATTTAATTGTTtgcatttccaaaaagaaccTACCAATGCCACCCTCGTTGCCGCTTTCGCTCAAACAGCTTAAATCGCAGGCCCCGCCTCCGACCTCGGTGCAAACCCAGCTTCCCACAGTTGGTGCAACTTCCTCCCAAGGATTGCCCTATCAACAAGagcaccaacaacaccagccgcagcagcagcagattCATCGTACCATGACCAACGATGCCGGTTCGGTGGCTTCCGTTCCACCGCCTCCGGTTATCTCCGGGGGTCCCCCACGGTCGATTCAGTTGCAGCCCCAATCCCAGCAGCCTCCGCCCAGTGGGTTGTCGGTTTCCGCGTCTCTCCAGGGTCCACCGCCACTGCCAGCTCGTGGTGAGGGTGCGCTGAGTATCTCGGACGCGTTTGAAGGATTATCCGTGGACGGAGCAGCGGGTTCGTCGTTTTTGCCCCAAACACTCGCCCCCGCCTCCTTTGGTGCACCGAACAACCTCGGCACGACGGCATCCTTCGACAACGCCAGTCACGCCAGCAATACTGGTGCAGTCAGTGACGTCGGTGGGGGCATTCCCAGCCCGGGACGCAACGCCGCCTCGTCTTTTGCCATGGGACCTCCGGCGATTGTGACGGCCACCAGTCCGGCGCCAGCGCCCAAAACAACCCAACAGCTCGCGTCTAGCTACAGCATGGGTGACTCAACGCAAGAACTGGAAAAGCTCAAGGACGTTTTGCAAAAGTTGCAGGCGGAGAATATTGCTCTCAAAGCACAGCTGGGCACGATGACGGGCGACGAGAAGGATGTCCTAAAGCAATTGGGTGCGACGGTCGCCGAAATATCCACTCTCTCCAATGAATTGACTACCGTACGTGCACAAGTGCTAGCATCCAAGTCCCGCTTGGTGGAAGCAACTGCGGAATTGCAGGCagccaaggaaaagaaaag TGTCGTCAAGGATCTGATTTCGGAAGCCAGCGAAACGAAGAGTGCTATTCAGCAGGCTCATACAGGTGTAGAAGAAGCAATTGAAATGGCGAAGGCCCCACCTCCGGCAGCAAACGGATTTGACGGCGACTTGTTTGATTTCGGCGGAGCAGCTCCCGCCCCATCGGGTCCTGTCGCCCAGGACAGTTCCTACGCTTCGAATGCGGAGTCCATGCACCCGAACCCAATCACGGAGCCGCCGGCGTATCAAAACAACCAGGTACTAAAAACAGTTGCGTCAAACGACTCCGAGTATGGACAATTGAAGGAAGCGGTCCTGTCAACAGACACGTTCAATTCAAGCTACGGAGAAGCATCGAAAGCAGGGTTGTCGAACTACGCCTCTCACTACGGTCAGCTGGAAACAGTGACATCGTACGAATCCAACCAGTCGGATGGAGGTCCGGGTCACAACCGCACCGCTTCCGCAGCTTCGTTGGGTTTCGACAGTAGCATGGTAATGGGCGGCGCACCGCTGGACTACTCCACGGGCTCTACTTTAGCCGGACCGCCCCCGCCAACCGATCGTTATCAAGGCAAAAACGCAGATGACCACAATTCGACGCCGTCGATTGGAGATGTCAACGAATTGAGGCGCAGAGCCAAAGAGGCAGAGGACGTCGCACGAGATGCGGAAGAGTCGCGTCAGCAAGTGGCAGCTCAAGTCGAAGAGCTGCGTCGTGTGGCCGATGAGGCGGAAGCGGAAGCTCGCAAACATTTGGCCGGTGGAGAcggcaagaagaagaaagtcgGTATGCTGGGTCGGGGTAAAAAGCGAGATGCG AAAGAAGGAGAGCGGCTCGCACTGGAGGCAAAAACCAAGAAGGATACGTTTCTCCAGGCACAGTCGCAAGCCAATGATGCCCAGGCTTTGGCACTGGACACAAAGCGCGAAGCCGATCGTTTGCGGCAGCAAGCCGAGGAGGCCGAAATCAACGCTGCGTCGGCCGCTTCTATGCAGCATAGCCAGCCGGTCGCTCCTTCTCAGCAGCCATCCAATGGATACCCAGCACCAGCTGCTACTCCAGCGTACGGAACAGGAATGGGACAGCAACCCCAATACGGGGGTACATCTTTTGGCGGACAATACAATCCCAACGTCATGGGTAGTGGTGGCGTTGAGATTCCCACACCGAGCGGAGGCGAAGATCCATACTCAAACCCTTTCGGCTAA
- a CDS encoding predicted protein, which translates to MADLSNDDSSRRYFIDDDEETLSLMLSTEAKGDWTARLEGLEARFLLDHRGEGQPNHWEPLVRSVQDLGFNTSYEHHYVQNTLKADSPDPGTFPVAFASDDGKLHLKATASALQVSQTAAIQITLSAMRSLASSQSSNTKENQAEASFQSLLGTRIFLEKVLDYYLHQRVARIAAMAECLRIEQRQDSDQTPVPAPLSEMLDRLDKGTTHRTSNRGLFCLFLSIACRPEETPSLQRWLPCQSLRTVTTSNSQYSSQQRLSDDEGTWKQFLTHVLDLQRAAIQRERAEALEGLLVLLYERIANGVSRSDWALVLVGLQNMDSFFTGHRFQSYPRLPRVAALIAAECVGLWRVLESSWDPYSHPLLAELQSNTAQEELQALTLLMRKLATQAADRLRSSSALHEVPEALAVLPFAVLLRLTYQFMSNSNTSTLSSASSFCQTFADTSMELATVANDQCDALNYFYLVMEELVEAAPVPDPLSTTEDTMPSDSYAAYDQISGYSKEKVDGELTAQSLTYASIGREILGGIVMAFQDTILTIDTSMGSENIGVLCNLAAVVFRNSPILCAQFWNDWNVYTSPGSARYASPFCRVMDTAFTVASSAPAVTTHLSEVHALQAGWPLLRLVSSLVHSADVTEAALTSVLPLGFIRELLQLCTKPLDEALTWCRDVVFDSVHTLSCIGNSASCRTLLREALGNGMHFSLSGPRLLVKCSSLSGGDRTHTQIALGMLSYLSTDAPEEWILDVAASLRELQKNTKVQGSGSSAGENASTQARAEIVACLVRNMSRVMFCSKASEAQKLDFLCVIAENMQTLSAALSASLSSTSKQLFGGYILSYPTAKTIMDCLCNLLNHLRPILELHKLSSIKESALALRNSTITALVSNQGLGKAVMYYATAPVSLNLLLTLDSTVRDKPILQAMQETSAKQSILGIFAGEAGLSYPLMNPRVHQQLSDLLLHIEFLGFDPDTIQARGWLRSDPAKSLFEACASALRLLVQWARHAEDIAANGDVEWHEVGALGPSWLLVESASLPPDNRAATGLSETWVSSSIPNISLLLRYICKDEAKQIPVSVSALTFDLLVQSLEHSKMSLLEKSIPYEGILAFVNNSESFSRTLQGFVPNILRLYKDGGLGKVDLEVEVGQGLLGLQLYATCIDLGLSTASDENSESNPIATLGAIMSDTTDYLKRAGQSSANLPADHGAIDKLRIALESLKVLRSMHRRSETSSKDLDADAVANGWADYITHDDTILPSLVSLIFDQAKLQVTVVGREDDSVQHTKALIVGVTAVALDVLGLEFSRVEKRIERLDLQLPLFRALERCMEQDFSNLAMITKPFVLIRCFAPLPWGSSMESGSENGSYPPPPLSVLHLFSKGTCKPDRTEVGQKDSFDVFAACQWLSAAYLTCTRSSIKCYDTLMQAMLRYELFSSQIDRLVSWSKFTQSLVRVTRRWRCESTNSPLFLMNDEALSVSIITDVLSSVDENIDLVDVSPTSTIAHPRSYWHLERMAKASSDAILTLYCARKDKFSKGAFSNKFFRLLSATTKKMFEILRSRPKVACSICQNFAALAAAIVPEAEKIAASRDRPNSSPYIDPKVELAVTACKMIEAMVNVDIPDNGYQSNTMRLSCLHSSVTLLTTLVSSVHGRDGNVPQRSNISAESLSRTFVDHDVLRSLSQQLENMMSGSFSQSKVNERKDKSRANCTLPLAKAMLELLIALASSGNATMVSLLVSSKVLSWLSVLPSSMDSTTRSPSMSYHGYRADTQQSLKYESQSARATQEDPLHQVWMRTFILFAALVRSSSTIMLHGDTSPFHFCSIAIDFLKLNKNIVSSSLNLSSTFLVAPKSKPVTLAILRESASILFLFVELFGRDVINYFKNTEPDFYDWIVHKCSSLMINLSSFLGASASARELFQALLYFESASFPGNGMSHRPGPMSSSNGLLSDGFASAKHEAIRYSHFISQRYQASLERTCRASVTSDFMSQLEFQAAFCLLSAGTIVWRTHPASSSFVMLSDKEAFHLDSMSVVKVGMDIAFRNVSEMQTGAAAGKTGFGRVVDINTMDCVWEVVLLDLPEANRGASIFVRPHQLAGIEDTSKRTCMFAYKPAPGSSSELKMDDSSLSLGNIILGLRWCEQFYSKPISRQASESGWIAQRLAELLTALLGTEMSVRKITKMHDNSTNRHNGKILAAQLTDLYGEETDSDSNANSVDWMDKRGAGRLKGLLSQQTWTAIRKQLQSELGIARCDKETNRVAHPFC; encoded by the exons ATGGCGGACCTGTCCAATGACGATTCGAGTCGACGGTACTTtatcgacgacgatgaagaaacTCTTTCGCTAATGTTATCCACCGAGGCCAAGGGCGACTGGACTGCTCGGCTGGAAGGACTCGAAGCGCGCTTTCTGCTAGACCATCGCGGTGAGGGCCAGCCAAATCATTGGGAGCCCCTGGTCCGATCGGTTCAAGATCTCGGGTTCAATACTTCTTACGAACATCATTACGTGCAGAACACATTAAAAGCGGATTCTCCCGATCCTGGTACTTTTCCCGTTGCCTTTGCCTCAGACGACGGCAAGCTCCATCTCAAAGCCACAGCGTCGGCACTCCAAGTGTCGCAAACAGCAGCGATCCAGATCACCTTGAGTGCGATGCGATCGCTGGCCTCTTCGCAGTCTTCCAACACTAAAGAAAACCAGGCAGAAGCCTCGTTTCAGTCGCTTTTGGGGACCCGaatctttttggaaaaagtgtTGGACTATTACTTGCACCAACGAGTCGCTCGGATTGCCGCCATGGCTGAGTGTCTTCGAATCGAACAAAGACAAGATTCCGACCAGACCCCCGTTCCCGCCCCGCTAAGTGAGATGCTCGATAGACTTGATAAAGGCACCACGCATCGGACCAGCAATAGGGGGCTCTTTTGTCTCTTCTTGTCGATTGCCTGTCGTCCGGAGGAGACCCCGTCACTCCAACGTTGGTTGCCGTGCCAATCTCTCCGCACAGTTACGACATCGAACTCGCAGTACAGCTCACAGCAGCGGCTTTCCGATGACGAAGGTACTTGGAAACAATTCTTGACTCATGTTCTGGATCTCCAACGTGCCGCCATTCAACGAGAGCGGGCTGAAGCCTTGGAAGGACTGCTCGTGCTCCTGTACGAACGTATTGCCAACGGTGTAAGCCGGTCCGATTGGGCGTTGGTGCTCGTGGGCTTGCAAAATATGGACAGTTTCTTTACAGGTCATCGGTTTCAGTCGTACCCCCGTTTGCCCCGGGTGGCGGCATTGATTGCTGCCGAATGTGTTGGGCTGTGGCGTGTTCTGGAGAGTTCTTGGGATCCATATTCCCACCCACTCTTGGCTGAATTGCAGTCAAACACAGCACAAGAGGAACTTCAAGCACTCACGTTGTTAATGCGAAAGCTCGCAACCCAAGCCGCCGATCGTCTACGGTCTTCTTCGGCTCTTCACGAAGTCCCAGAAGCTTTGGCCGTCTTGCCCTTTGCAGTGCTGCTGCGTTTGACGTACCAGTTTATGTCGAATTCCAACACATCGACTTTGAGTAGTGCGAGTTCCTTTTGTCAAACTTTCGCCGACACTAGCATGGAGCTAGCCACTGTTGCCAACGATCAATGTGACGCTCTCAACTATTTTTACCTCGTCATGGAGGAATTGGTGGAAGCTGCACCTGTACCAGACCCTCTCTCTACCACAGAGGACACTATGCCATCCGATAGTTACGCTGCGTACGACCAGATATCAGGATATTCGAAGGAAAAAGTGGACGGAGAACTGACAGCGCAGAGTTTGACGTACGCCAGCATCGGACGCGAGATTCTGGGGGGTATTGTGATGGCATTTCAAGATACAATTCTTACCATCGACACATCGATGGGATCGGAAAATATTGGCGTTTTATGCAACCTCGCCGCAGTGGTCTTTCGCAATAGCCCTATCCTGTGTGCGCAATTTTGGAACGATTGGAATGTGTACACTTCACCTGGATCCGCGAGGTATGCGTCGCCCTTTTGTCGAGTCATGGATACTGCCTTCACCGTCGCCAGCAGTGCTCCGGCAGTGACAACTCATTTATCCGAAGTACATGCTTTGCAAGCGGGATGGCCACTGTTACGTCTCGTGTCCTCATTGGTACACAGTGCGGACGTTACAGAAGCGGCCTTGACTTCGGTCTTGCCACTGGGTTTCATTCGCGAATTGCTGCAACTCTGTACAAAACCTCTGGATGAAGCCTTGACTTGGTGCCGAGATGTCGTTTTTGACTCAGTCCATACGCTTTCCTGTATTGGCAACTCGGCCAGTTGTCGTACTTTGTTGCGAGAAGCGCTAGGGAATGGTATGCACTTTTCGCTTTCCGGACCGCGTTTGTTGGTTAAGTGTTCTTCTCTAAGTGGAGGAGATAGAACCCACACGCAAATAGCACTGGGAATGCTTTCGTATTTGTCGACCGATGCACCAGAAGAGTGGATATTGGATGTAGCCGCATCACTCAGAGAGCTGCAGAAGAACACGAAAGTGCAGGGGTCAGGTTCTTCTGCGGGTGAGAATGCTTCGACGCAGGCGAGAGCGGAAATTGTTGCTTGTCTCGTACGCAACATGAGTAGAGTTATGTTCTGTTCAAAAGCAAGTGAAGCACAGAAACTTGATTTCTTATGCGTTATTGCTGAAAACATGCAAACTTTGTCGGCCGCCTTATCTGCGTCGCTGTCCTCCACATCGAAACAGCTGTTTGGCGGGTATATCCTGTCCTATCCAACGGCCAAAACAATCATGGATTGTTTGTGCAACTTGCTGAATCATCTCCGACCTATTCTAGAGTTGCACAAGTTGTCATCGATCAAAGAGTCTGCGCTGGCTCTGCGGAACAGTACAATCACGGCTTTAGTATCAAATCAAGGATTGGGGAAAGCAGTCATGTACTATGCTACAGCACCGGTGTCGCTCAACCTTCTTTTGACGCTAGACTCTACCGTACGTGATAAACCCATTCTTCAAGCCATGCAAGAGACGAGTGCAAAACAATCAATTCTTGGCATATTTGCGGGTGAGGCGGGATTGTCATACCCTTTGATGAACCCAAGGGTGCATCAACAATTGTCGGATTTACTGCTTCATATTGAATTTCTCGGTTTCGATCCCGACACGATTCAGGCGCGTGGGTGGCTGCGTAGCGATCCTGCAAAATCTCTGTTTGAAGCATGCGCGAGTGCATTGCGCTTGCTTGTTCAGTGGGCACGACATGCGGAAGATATTGCGGCAAATGGAGATGTGGAATGGCATGAGGTAGGAGCACTTGGGCCCAGTTGGCTTCTAGTAGAATCGGCTTCCCTCCCTCCTGATAACCGCGCGGCGACAGGTCTGTCGGAAACATGGGTGTCTTCCTCGATCCCAAATATATCTCTTCTATTGCGTTATATCTGTAAGGACGAAGCAAAACAAATACCTGTATCTGTTTCCGCTCTTACATTTGATCTCTTGGTACAAAGCTTGGAACATTCGAAGATGTCCCTATTGGAAAAAAGTATACCGTATGAAGGTATCTTGGCATTTGTGAACAACTCGGAATCGTTCAGTCGAACCCTACAAGGCTTCGTACCAAATATCTTGCGTCTCTATAAAGATGGTGGACTCGGTAAGGTGGATTTAGAGGTAGAGGTAGGCCAGGGTCTGCTAGGTTTGCAGCTCTATGCAACCTGCATCGACCTAGGACTGTCAACTGCCTCTGATGAAAATAGCGAGTCAAACCCCATCGCGACTTTGGGCGCTATCATGTCGGATACAACCGACTATTTGAAAAGAGCCGGCCAAAGCTCGGCAAATCTCCCGGCTGATCATGGAGCCATCGACAAGCTACGTATTGCTCTCGAATCATTGAAAGTGCTACGGTCTATGCATCGACGCTCAGAAACTTCATCCAAAGATTTAGACGCGGATGCAGTCGCTAATGGTTGGGCTGATTATATTACACATGACGATACGATACTACCATCACTGGTTTCGCTTATTTTCGACCAAGCCAAACTTCAGGTAACTGTCGTGGGCCGCGAAGATGACTCTGTGCAGcataccaaagccttgatAGTAGGTGTTACTGCGGTTGCCTTGGACGTACTTGGACTCGAATTCAGCCGGGTTGAAAAGAGAATCGAGCGGTTGGACCTTCAATTGCCCCTCTTTCGTGCTCTCGAGAGATGCATGGAGCAAGATTTCTCAAACTTAGCGATGATCACGAAGCCGTTCGTTTTAATTCGCTGTTTTGCGCCACTACCTTGGGGAAGCTCAATGGAATCAGGAAGCGAAAATGGATCGTACCCTCCTCCTCCACTGTCAGTTCTGCATCTTTTTTCAAAGGGAACCTGTAAGCCTGACAGAACTGAAGTAGGTCAAAAGGATTCTTTTGACGTTTTTGCTGCTTGTCAGTGGCTTTCTGCTGCATACTTGACATGCACCAGATCGTCAATTAAATGTTATGACACGCTTATGCAGGCGATGCTTCGGTATGAACTGTTTTCAAGCCAAATAGATCGTCTTGTGAGTTGGTCGAAGTTTACGCAATCGCTTGTCAGAGTGACGAGGCGCTGGCGATGCGAATCTACAAATTCCCCACTGTTCTTGATGAATGACGAAGCGCTTTCTGTCTCCATTATTACCGATGTACTGAGCTCGGTGGACGAGAATATTGACCTGGTTGACGTCAGTCCTACTTCAACTATAGCCCACCCTAGATCGTATTGGCATCTGGAGCGAATGGCGAAGGCGTCATCTGACGCGATTCTTACTCTTTACTGTGCTAGGAAGGACAAATTTTCGAAGGGTGCATTCTCCAACAAATTCTTTCGGCTATTGAGCGCAACGACAAAGAAAATGTTTGAGATTTTGAGAAGCCGCCCAAAG GTTGCGTGCTCAATTTGCCAAAATTTCGCTGCCTTAGCGGCGGCCATTGTACCCGAGGCTGAAAAAATTGCAGCGTCAAGAGATCGACCCAATTCTTCTCCATATATCGATCCGAAGGTTGAATTAGCTGTGACGGCGTGCAAGATGATTGAGGCGATGGTAAACGTGGATATTCCTGACAATGGCTATCAGTCTAATACTATGCGCCTAAGTTGCCTGCATTCTTCTGTTACATTGTTGACGACCCTTGTCTCCTCTGTCCATGGTAGAGACGGCAATGTACCACAACGCTCGAATATTTCCGCAGAAAGTCTGAGTCGGACTTTTGTCGATCATGATGTTCTTCGCTCTCTGTCGCAGCAGCTAGAAAACATGATGAGCGGAAGCTTTTCTCAGAGCAAAGTAAATGAACGAAAAGACAAGTCTAGGGCTAATTGTACTCTACCCTTGGCAAAGGCAATGCTTGAGCTTCTCATCGCCCTTGCGTCGAGCGGCAACGCAACTATGGTATCGCTTCTCGTCAGCAGCAAAGTGCTCTCCTGGCTCTCAGTATTACCTAGCTCTATGGACTCCACGACAAGAAGCCCCTCGATGTCATACCATGGGTATAGAGCTGACACCCAACAGTCCTTAAAATATGAATCACAATCGGCTCGGGCGACTCAAGAAGACCCACTCCATCAGGTCTGGATGCGCACGTTCATACTATTTGCAGCTCTTGTTAGGTCTTCAAGCACGATCATGCTTCACGGGGATACTTCTCCCTTTCATTTTTGCAGTATCGCAATAGACTTCCTGAAATTGAACAAGAATATTGTGTCAAGCTCACTAAATTTATCCAGTACCTTTCTCGTTGCTCCGAAGTCGAAACCTGTTACTCTAGCCATTCTCCGAGaatctgcttcgattctgTTCTTATTTGTTGAGCTCTTTGGCAGAGATGTGATCAACTATTTCAAAAATACCGAACCAGATTTTTATGATTGGATAGTTCATAAGTGTTCTTCGCTGATGATCAATCTTTCAAGCTTTCTGGGTGCTTCAGCATCCGCAAGAGAACTATTTCAAGCATTATTGTACTTTGAATCCGCCTCGTTTCCTGGAAATGGAATGTCCCATCGCCCGGGTCCAATGTCTTCGTCAAATGGCTTGTTATCTGATGGTTTCGCGAGTGCCAAACACGAAGCTATTCGGTATTCACATTTTATATCACAACGATATCAAGCG TCCTTGGAACGAACTTGCCGTGCCTCAGTGACTAGTGACTTCATGTCCCAGTTAGAATTCCAAGCGGCCTTCTGCCTTTTATCTGCAGGAACTATAGTCTGGAGAACGCATCCGGCGTCTTCCTCGTTCGTGATGCTTTCGGATAAGGAGGCGTTCCACCTGGACTCGATGTCTGTTGTGAAGGTAGGGATGGATATTGCTTTCCGCAACGTGTCTGAGATGCAAACAGGAGCTGCAGCGGGAAAAACTGGATTCGGCAGAGTGGTGGATATCAACACAATGGATTGTGTGTGGGAAGTTGTTCTGTTAGACTTACCTGAAGCTAACCGTGGGGCGAGCATATTTGTACGGCCTCACCAGCTAGCTGGAATTGAAGATACATCCAAACGAACGTGCATGTTTGCTTACAAACCCGCTCCGGGTAGTTCCTCCGAGCTCAAGATGGATGACAGTTCCTTATCTCTTGGAAATATCATTCTTGGCTTACGGTGGTGCGAGCAGTTTTACAGCAAACCCATTTCTCGGCAAGCAAGCGAAAGTGGATGGATTGCGCAAAGGCTAGCTGAGTTGTTGACTGCTCTTCTCGGTACCGAAATGTCAGTGCGCAAGATAACTAAAATGCACGACAACTCTACCAATAGACACAATGGGAAGATTTTGGCCGCTCAATTGACAGATCTCTATGGAGAAGAAACCGACAGTGACAGCAACGCAAATAGCGTAGATTGGATGGACAAGCGCGGCGCTGGTCGATTGAAGGGTTTACTGTCCCAACAAACATGGACAGCGATCCGTAAGCAGCTCCAAAGTGAATTAGGGATTGCACGCTGCGACAAAGAAACCAATCGGGTGGCGCATCCGTTCTGTTGA